The Setaria viridis chromosome 9, Setaria_viridis_v4.0, whole genome shotgun sequence sequence aaccgccgataagcagttacaatggatcttgcggctgagggcatctgcaactacgttggcttttcctgggtgataatgcacttctaggtcataatccttgattaattctaaccatctccgctgatgcatgttgaggtctgcttgagtgaatatatacttaaggctcttgtgatctgtatagatgttgcatcgggttcccatgagataatgcctccacattttcagagcatgaacgactgctgctaactcaagatcatgagtaaggtaattcaactcatgtggccataacgctcgcgaggcataggcaatgactcggttgttttgcataagaacacaaccaagtccagtgccagaggcatcgcaatacacatcaaatgccctagtggtgtcgggctgagctaaaactggcgcagaagtcaataattgcctcaaggtgtggaaagcttcttcacatttgttgctccacacaaacttacttcctttcttcagcagttccgtcattggcttagctatttttgagaagtcagggatgaagcgatggtagtaaccggctaaaccaagaaaacttcgaatttgatgaactgaagtgggcggcttccagtccattacatcttgcaccttgcttgggtctactgctacaccgtctctggatatggtgtgtcccaagaatttaacactgtccagccaaaagtcacacttagagaacttggcatagagttggtggtctcttaagcgttggagtacagtatgtaggtgctctgcatgttcttcttcattcttcgagtacaccaagatgtcgtcaatgaataccacgacgaatttgtcaagttcgggcataaacaccgaattcatgaggtacatgaaataagccggtgcattagtaagcccaaatgacatgactaagtactcgtagagtccatatcgtgtagaaaaggcagtctttggaatgtcgcacgggcggatcttgatttgatagTAGCCAGAACGGatgtcaattttggaaaacactctagctccagctaattgatcgaacagaacatcaatgcagggtagtgggtacttattctttatCGTCACCACATTGAGAGGTCgatagtccacacacatacgtagactatcatccttctttttcacaaacaaggcggggcaaccccaaggtgatgtacttgggcgaataaaacccttttccaacaaatcatgcaactgagttttcatttctgccagttcgGCTGAGGGCATCCGGtatggtctctttgaaattggggcggtacctggttgcaactcaatggcaaactcgatgtctCTCTCAAGCGGCATACCCGACAAATCGtatggaaacacatccgggtactcgcacACTACAGGGATATCTTCCAATCGGGTTTCagacacgggataggcacaagaagtttggcactctcggggaggtaagtgtatagttgagctaccatacttgggtgaatttatatggattgccctggcagggatatctagggtcacttggtgtcgggtcatccaatccatacccaagataacatctattccttctatcccaagggtaagtaggtcttccttaagaaggGTCCTCCCTAACTGGATAGTACTATGCGGCTCATTTGGTGTGAAGTTACctttccacccggggtagagattatgtaggtacctttggtgtcacagaaatctaacccacacttagtactgattctagtcccaatgaaactatgagatgctcctgaatcaaacagaataaggacgggttgatcacagatagaaaaggtacccgtcatcactggtgcgccctctggaagttcagcaagggtggtgaagttcagtctgccttgtcggacctgcacctttggcttcttccctttgttgCCCAGTGTATTGCTCTGACCGGGTCGTTGATTCtggttgcgggggcagtccttggcgaagtgtcctgggttcccgcaagtgaaacagcggtttctaGTGACCGGGCGCAGCGGCATCGGGTGAGCAGGGCGGGGCCCTTGTGGCTGGAAActggggaaacgaggtgctgcctgtggtggaggtggagcaacccatctcccaggctgtgcgggCGTCCGAGGtgcttgtgggggaaccattctgtacttctgggcaggcgggctgggtgccgacatcggggccttcctcttcatgtcggccttgagagccttcatgcaatcttcctgggaaattgccaggttcaccagttcattgtaggaacccactttgatgggattcaacctttccttgagctccaaactcaagcctctgcggaagcggtccctcttcttttcatcagagtccgcatgatagcctgcatagcgacacaggtcgttgaaagcctgcgcatagtgcaggacatcgcggcctccctgagtgagagctaggaactcgttgagcttgcgctccagaagaccctcagggatgtgatggcccctgaacgctaTCTTCAATTCCTCCCAGCCGACAACGTGGTcagccggctgcatggcgtggtagtgttcccaccacaggagagcagaaccacgcaactgctgcgcggcgaaccgaaccttgttctcatccgggcaatatGCGGTGAGAAGGgcgaacttggactcgatagcgcGGATCCAGGCATTGGCGTCAAgcgggtcctccgtcttgtgaaatagaggaggctgggtccccaaAAAATCTTCGTAACGAGCAACATGGGGCTGTTGATGGGCCCTTCTTCCCTGaggctcctgctgctgctgcccctgagcgatgtgcctcaacagctcggtttgagctgccaagatcgactcgagggtggtcggaggcggcagtgggggaggcacctcgctgccactgggaacggagccagagcgtgtgcgatgcgccatctgcaagattcacctttccattagttccataacctcagaagtattccaattaaTGTAGGAATGTATGTGTTAATTCTGCAAATGCAACttttgcaacacaacacatatccttattaaggaggtgcacaATTCTTAGCTAGCAACTAGCCCATTTCTGCAGCGTCATTTTATCCTTGCTACCGATCGGAAAGGTATTTTGATCCACGTTttgtagggtccacaagatccggtTTCTCCTCGGTTGGTCTGcacactgtagggatacgaggtaggctacgctagtgcaatacaaaaaattctaccgcgtataaccaggaagaactgccatataaggatcacgggattaccactcgacgcactactggtgcagaagatgtagatatgcgtcgatgcagtgaagacgatcatgtagtcgtacgtagtcgatcaacgtagtcgtacgtagtcgatcacgtcacgtccagcagctcctcagcagctcgtccacgtgcagcaagattgcctccggtgccgcggctcgtcgtcggctcgtcgtggctcgtcgtggcttgtcggtggctcgtccaagtgctgcaggcgcaacacctccaaggtatccacacgtgcagggaggaagcgtcgcaagccgaactgctagatccgcgagttgcaacaggcgagggcgtgggaggcgcggcaggtgtgtttcgcaaaaaaggtgtcaaccctagggcgccccaacccctctatttatagaggttcctaacgggcctctgggtccgaggcccattagtacttctaaacctaatccaactcggatcagatccgaattgggcttccagccccttaagtgtgtgaccctatgggttcggatacgtatagacatggcccgagtactcctactcggcccaatagtcggtagcggcctctagcaagacgtgccaactcctatacgcacacgaagatcatatcaaacgaaccatcacaacataatatacatgctattccctttgcctcacgatatttggtctagcttcaagccgaccgctctttctcgatcct is a genomic window containing:
- the LOC140221159 gene encoding uncharacterized protein produces the protein MAHRTRSGSVPSGSEVPPPLPPPTTLESILAAQTELLRHIAQGQQQQEPQGRRAHQQPHVARYEDFLGTQPPLFHKTEDPLDANAWIRAIESKFALLTAYCPDENKVRFAAQQLRGSALLWWEHYHAMQPADHVVGWEELKIAFRGHHIPEGLLERKLNEFLALTQGGRDVLHYAQAFNDLCRYAGYHADSDEKKRDRFRRGLSLELKERLNPIKVGSYNELVNLAISQEDCMKALKADMKRKAPMSAPSPPAQKYRMVPPQAPRTPAQPGRWVAPPPPQAAPRFPSFQPQGPRPAHPMPLRPVTRNRCFTCGNPGHFAKDCPRNQNQRPGQSNTLGNKGKKPKVQVRQGRLNFTTLAELPEGAPVMTVREDPS